The Bacteroidales bacterium genomic sequence ACAAATTCTCTTTGTGCTTCAACATTTGCTTGTCCTTTATCAATACCGTTTGCAATATTCCGTTTTTCGGCATCGTCAATATTTCTGCTCATACGATATAATGCAGTTTCGTTTGCAAATGCTTTAATTACTTGCTGAGCAAGTTTATATTTAATGGCACCGAAATTTGAAATTAAAGTTTTAAATTGTTTTCTTTCATTTGAATATTGTACTGATTGATTTATCGAAGTTTTCGATGCACCGATAACACTTGCTCCAAGTTTAATTCGACCCAAATTTAAAATATTAAGAGCAATTCTGAAACCTTCACCTCTTTTTCCGAGAAGGTTCTCAACAGGGACTTCACAATCGTTAAAGAAAATTTGAACGGTTGATGACCCTTTAATTCCCATTTTATGCTCTTCAGGATTAAATGTGATTCCGGGAAAATCTTTTTCAACTATAAATGCACTAAGAATACGGTCGTCATCTATTTTAGCAAAAACAGTTAATATATCGGCAAACCCCCCGTTGGTGATCCACATCTTTGATCCGTTAAGAATGTAATGTGTACCTGCTTCATTTAAAACGGCTTTTGTTTTAGCAGAATTGGCATCTGAACCTGCTCCGGGTTCTGTTAAACAATATGCACCTATTAATTCGCCTGAAGCTAATCCGGGTAAATATTTTTGTTTTTGTTCTTCATTTCCGTAGTACATAATAGGAAGAGTACCAATACCGGTATGTGCTGAATATGCTACCGAAAAGGAATACCCGGCACCCAGAACATCTGCAACCAACATTGAAGTTGTAAAATCTTGGCCAAATCCCATGTATTCTTCAGGAATTGAAATTCCTAATAAACCTAATTCTCCTGATTTTTTCAAAATAGACGACATTAGCCCTTCTTCATGGTTATCAAGTTTGTCAAGATTCGGTATAACTTCAGTTTCCAAAAAGTCTTGACATGTTTGAGCAATCATTCTTTGTTCTTCATTAAATTCCTCCGGAATAAATATTTCTTCCGGATTTGTTTCTCTAACAATAAACTCGCCTCCTTTTATAGTATTTTTATTATCCATATTAACGATTTTATAAAGATTTTGAAAAATGAAGTCGCAAAAATATAAATTTTTCGACCCAATACAAAAAAAAACTGCTAAACATCTATGTTTAACAGTTTTAAATTTTGACTTAATTGAAAATCTTTACTTTAGAAGTATTACTTTTCCGGATTGAGTATTATTGTTTGAAATAATTTTGCAAAAGTATATCCCGTTAGCAAGTCTGCCTCCGGAGTTATTGGTACCGTCCCAAATGAGTTTATGATTTCCCTTTTCTAATTCATTATTTAATAATACATTTACAAGTTCACCGGTGTATGAATAAACAGCAGCAAAAACATTTGATTTACTATCAATTGAAAACTCAATTTGAGCATTATTTGTAAACGGGTTAGGAGTGATCTTAATATTTGATAATGATAAAATTACATCTATTGACACAGACTCGCTTAAAGTAATATTTATGTCCACATCTTGATTTATTACGTTTACCTGACTGTTGAAAGTGTTATAACCGGTTTTTGTAATGATGTAAGGTAAATTATTACCCGGTGCAATATTTTCAAATATTGCATATCCGTTAATATCCGTTAAGATATCATCTGAATTAAAATTAACATTTGCGTCTTGAACAGGATTTATTCTGTCTGATATAATAAATGTAATAATATATGTAGTTTCTGAAAGAGTAACATCATGTGTTACGTTGGCATCAGTAACATTTAATGTTCCGGTTTCAGTATTATATCCGGTTTTTGATACATTCCAAGGAAGGTTGTTTCCGGATTCAACATTATTAAATACTGCTTGTCCGCTTGTATTTGTATTAATATTTTGTGAATTAAATGTAACTGTTGCATTTTGAACAGGACTTGTTCCGTCAGTTACATTAAAAGTTACAGTATAAGTTCCCGAAACAAAATATTCGGGAAATTCAATATAATCAACCCAAGTTGCATTATCTCCGCCACCTGCACTTCCGTCTCTGTAATACATCCACGTAAAGGTATGTGTTCCTGTGCTGACAGAGTAACTTTCCTGTGACCAATCAACTTCACCATCCCACCAATTTTTTTCATCTCCGTCAATGCTGAAAGATAAATAATCCCATTTGCTTCCGCTACCGTTTTCACATGAAACTTTTTTATAAAAGCTGATATCACCTGCTGTTAAAATGTTCAATTCGGTTTCCATCACTGAAGTTTCATAATGTGTAATATTACCGGACTCCATTGAATAATCACCGTCATATGCTTGATTATTGCTTCTGAACCAATCGTCATCTCCGCTGAATGTAAAGAATGAAGGAACTTCACTTTCAAAACTTATGGCATTACTGATTGATAAAACAAAATCAACAACTGTATTCGAACTTGAAATATCAACTGTTTGAGTAACAGGAGTGTAACTGGTTTTTGATGCTTTTATTTGGTAAGTTCCTTCAAATACTCCTGAAACAGAATATTCACCATTAATATCAGTAAATACATCAGGTAATGATGTTTCCAAGAATTCAATTTTAACATCACTTAATAGATTTCCTGATATATTTTCGGTAACAGTACCTGTTATCTCCAATGAAGGAACTAAAGATTTACTTACATCGCTGTAAGAAGTAGAAACTGTTTCGTAATGAACAGCACTCATATAACCTGTTGCAGACATTTCAAATTTAAATGTACCTACAGTTACGTTTTCAACTGAATATTGTCCTGTTTCGTTTGTATAAATCGTATAAGTATCATCTTGTCCTGTGATAATAATTTCGGCATTTTCAATTGCTTGGCTTGTTTCCTGATTAATAATTGTGCCTGATAATGTAGTAGTTCCGGGAGATCCGTCAAACATAACATCAATTATTGTAATTTCTTCATCAGTAACCAAAATGTTATTAACAGTAACAGGCGAATATCCGTCAACAGTAAAAGTAAGGTTATAAGTTCCGTTATCTATCATGCGGTGATAATTTCCTGTTGCCGGGTCTGTTATAACTTCGGAGTTATCTTGGTCGTGTCCGGAAATTGAGATTACAGCTTCAAGCGGATTTTCATTTTCATCAGTAACAATTCCGCGAATTCCGTAAAAAACTTCTTCAATATAACCAATCATAGCATCACGATTGTATGTAAAATGTGCCGGAAGAAGCTCACAATCAAGCATTTTATTATTTGAAAGTTCAAGAGTAACTTCTCGACAATATTGATAATATCCCATATGGTCTTGTCTGCTGCCGTCAACTACATACCAATCTCCACCATGAGTAACTCCGTTATCATATGCATTCATATAGCTTGAAGGAGCGTTTTCGTGAACAACATCAGCATAATTACGAGAAACTTGATACCACCAATCATTATCAGCATGCGGATGAGATGAAGTCCATGAATCCCAAGGAAAATTGACAAGCTCAGCACCACTGTGAGAGTTTGCAGACATATCAAGGCTGTGGTTTTCAGCAAAAGTTATCATCATTTGAACTTCAGCTTCATTAACTCCGGAAGGATTAGGCAAATTTGGAGAAGGAAAACTTCTGTTTAAATCAACATAATTAGCATTTGAACGAGTGGCTCCGCTTACAGTATTATCACCTGAATGATAAGTTCCGTCAGGGTTTGCGAGAGGATTAATCCAAATTTCTACATTATTTATCAGGTCTGTAATTCTTTGGTCTATTTCATAATTTTCCAAAAGATAATAGGAAAGTCTCAAAAATAAAATATAATCAACAATTTCATCGCCGTGCATTTGTCCGGTGTAGAAAAATTCGGGTTCGTTTTCGTTTACATCAGGGTTATCTGTTATTTTAAGAACTTTAACAGATCTTCCGTTTTCTGAAGTTCCTATAGTTTCAATTCTGCA encodes the following:
- a CDS encoding acyl-CoA dehydrogenase family protein, giving the protein MDNKNTIKGGEFIVRETNPEEIFIPEEFNEEQRMIAQTCQDFLETEVIPNLDKLDNHEEGLMSSILKKSGELGLLGISIPEEYMGFGQDFTTSMLVADVLGAGYSFSVAYSAHTGIGTLPIMYYGNEEQKQKYLPGLASGELIGAYCLTEPGAGSDANSAKTKAVLNEAGTHYILNGSKMWITNGGFADILTVFAKIDDDRILSAFIVEKDFPGITFNPEEHKMGIKGSSTVQIFFNDCEVPVENLLGKRGEGFRIALNILNLGRIKLGASVIGASKTSINQSVQYSNERKQFKTLISNFGAIKYKLAQQVIKAFANETALYRMSRNIDDAEKRNIANGIDKGQANVEAQREFVIEAALIKIFGSEMLDYVVDEGVQIHGGMGYSSETPIERGYRDSRINRIFEGTNEINRNVTADTLIKKGQKGEIPIFEEAKKIIKNIDSLPENPKFNDNYFDNVRLTVSNFKSVFLMLAELAAQKFQRKLSREQEILFNFADIIMVSYIAESLYLRTAKLQQTKQENAFNIYKDILNVYLFDASNEIYKQGIEAVYSFIDENEQEKYIKALRYFTKVSPANIKDARRRIADKLINDNKYTF
- a CDS encoding carboxypeptidase regulatory-like domain-containing protein, whose amino-acid sequence is MKKTILLFLLTIFSLSSFSQEYIFKFKVNTKEEFQKMNRLVSIDHGYGVGEVVAYANAKQFEYFKTLGYKYEMMPHPGKGKSLTMATTVAEMADWDKYPTHDVYLEMMQQLATDYPDICRIETIGTSENGRSVKVLKITDNPDVNENEPEFFYTGQMHGDEIVDYILFLRLSYYLLENYEIDQRITDLINNVEIWINPLANPDGTYHSGDNTVSGATRSNANYVDLNRSFPSPNLPNPSGVNEAEVQMMITFAENHSLDMSANSHSGAELVNFPWDSWTSSHPHADNDWWYQVSRNYADVVHENAPSSYMNAYDNGVTHGGDWYVVDGSRQDHMGYYQYCREVTLELSNNKMLDCELLPAHFTYNRDAMIGYIEEVFYGIRGIVTDENENPLEAVISISGHDQDNSEVITDPATGNYHRMIDNGTYNLTFTVDGYSPVTVNNILVTDEEITIIDVMFDGSPGTTTLSGTIINQETSQAIENAEIIITGQDDTYTIYTNETGQYSVENVTVGTFKFEMSATGYMSAVHYETVSTSYSDVSKSLVPSLEITGTVTENISGNLLSDVKIEFLETSLPDVFTDINGEYSVSGVFEGTYQIKASKTSYTPVTQTVDISSSNTVVDFVLSISNAISFESEVPSFFTFSGDDDWFRSNNQAYDGDYSMESGNITHYETSVMETELNILTAGDISFYKKVSCENGSGSKWDYLSFSIDGDEKNWWDGEVDWSQESYSVSTGTHTFTWMYYRDGSAGGGDNATWVDYIEFPEYFVSGTYTVTFNVTDGTSPVQNATVTFNSQNINTNTSGQAVFNNVESGNNLPWNVSKTGYNTETGTLNVTDANVTHDVTLSETTYIITFIISDRINPVQDANVNFNSDDILTDINGYAIFENIAPGNNLPYIITKTGYNTFNSQVNVINQDVDINITLSESVSIDVILSLSNIKITPNPFTNNAQIEFSIDSKSNVFAAVYSYTGELVNVLLNNELEKGNHKLIWDGTNNSGGRLANGIYFCKIISNNNTQSGKVILLK